One Mus pahari chromosome 21, PAHARI_EIJ_v1.1, whole genome shotgun sequence genomic window, gccctcttccaggAATACGTGCAGACAGAACATTGTATACATgagtaagtttttaaaagaagaggaaaaagaggagggagaggaggaggaagaagaaagagataaacACTATCGTCTATAcctgctgaagcaggaagattatgaATTTAAATCCAACCTGGGCACACAGAAATTCctaggtcagcctgagctatattgTAACACTGTGTCTcaaataaaaagggaagtagCTATTTCCTCTGAATTCAAATACACAGAGGAAGGGAGCTTCCAAGACTTAGGAAATAAGGGAAATATACAAagctcaggaagtccctgaaaatTAAGATTCACACatcatacatgaacatacatacatacgcgcacacacacatatgtacatatgtacattatGTAAGTAGTAATAAATTCCAGAGGAAAGAAAGCTTCTAGTGGCAGTGAGTCGCAGCCCAGGATGTGCTTGAATCATCCATGCTTTGAGGTGGTTAGAGGTCCCCATCTGGTTCCCATTTGTGTTGTTTAAGTCACCTCTTACCACACTCCTGTGAGTAACCACAGTAAATTCACTGGTTCACTCAGCTAGGCTTAGGTAGAATAATTTCTTTGGTTTACTATCAGCGCTCTCTCTACCTTAGGGTTAAATGATGTTTGCTAATGCCTCCTCCAGAAAACTCACTCCAATGTGCAGAAAGTGAGAGCCATAAGTGGGATGTCTTTATCACACCCCTGCCGTCAAGGCTCAGAGATCTctgttctgttgctatgtattgcaATGCTAAGTGTGAATCCCCAAGGCCTGGCTGCCCCAGAGAGTCCACACtagacccaagtgatgctatgtgaccttgcccccaagttatttctgattggtgaataaaaatggctacagcctatagctgggcagattTTAGATAGGCAGAGCTTGGAGTTCCCAGGCTTAAGGGTCAGAGGAAACtacaaagggagggagaaaagggagaatagGAGAAAAAGACACAATGGGTTaggagtcatgaaaacatggctctGACGGCTcccagttggagttaagagcagcccagatgaagcatagtaaataataacttggggttatcaatAGACATAGATCTTAATAGCATgaagggtagatatctgcccagcatTAGTGATAATagaggcttattataaatataaaggccatgtgtgtgttttatccaggaactgaatgatcaaaagaGGGGTTGAAGCCCCTGGTTgagtttaatattttcttttttttttttttctttttttttttattattattattattttctttatttacatttcaaatgctatcccgaaagattcccatacccctccccccacctctgttcccctacccNNNNNNNNNNNgagaaatggtcttgatgcaaaccgcaagaggacCTTTATTCCAGGAtcgctctgggacccacagttgTTCACCATGCAGGGTTAGAGGACAATGGGCCGAGTTTAATATTTTCTACAACCAGTGACTTCAAGGAAACAgcattttccagacacaacaggattgATGCACATATGACAGGAATTCACAGACTATGAATATCACGGCACACACAAGGCCTACACAGCTTCAGACCTGATGGGGTCTCAGCACTGAGGTAGACATGGACACAAAATCCCCTCAACCAGAAGCTATTTGCAATGATGCCTTCTAGGGGAAATAAATCAGTGTTCTCCAATGAAGTATTACAGAGCAGGCCTCATGCTCAGAAGCAGTCGGTCAACACAAAAtaccatcttttttttgtttgtttgtttagttgctTGATTGGATggttgtttggtgtgtgtgtgtgtgtgtgtgtgtgtgtgtgtgtgtatggtaagAGAGAATGTGTctggtatatgtgtgttgtgcGTGTGTGGGGTTatgtgtggggtgtatgtgtgcgtgtgtgtgtgtgtgagtgtgtgtgtgtgtgtgacatgggtGGCATGCTCGTAATGGGGTAAATGGGATCCACCGCATGAGCATGGAGGTACCCCTAAAACTGATGATGGTCCAGAGAATATGTGGCAGTCCTTGAAAACAGCATTGGGGGTACATGATCATAACCAGGTTGTAGgtctatcccatccctcttcctaGGAGTGATAAGACTTGATGCTAAGGTTTATCTACCATCCCACAAAGAACTTACCCATGTAAGGTAAATTACATGGCAAAGACACACAGATGCTAATGTCTGCGTTAGCTTTTGGTTCGCTGGAGAAAGTCGAAAGGGAGATGTTTGAAGTTTCTCTCGGCTGACAGGAGACAAGGGAAAGAAAGCTCAAGTCACATCCTGGCTAAAGACTCCTTCCCAGGCTCTCAACCCTTGGAACTGATGGGAAGGGTTATAtaaagacgaggaggaggaaaaggtggGTAGAGATAGGAATTATAGACAATAGTTCTCAGGTCCAACCTTTAAttgagaggaaaatgaaatatatgattCAGTGCCCAAGTGAGTCCCTTAATAACCTTCTAGTACAAGAAACCATTAAATTCAAAGAATACATTGTATCTAAATTGCTTGAGTttgggaaaaatatttaaacaagcAATGAGAGAGACTCTCTCGGGGTTATTCCTGGGTTACAGGACACAGGATGATGGGATCTAACTGCCGTGGGACCAGAAGCACTGGGTGatgtaattttctgtttttaatataaagatgACATAACATAAAGGAAAATGGCCTCCAATAGACTGGTTTGCATGAGCTATTAAGGACACTCAGTTATGGTTCTATGAATACCAGGAACTGAAGTCAGTAAAAGATGGATGAGCATTACTGAGAGAATTAGGCATGAGCAAGGCAGCAATTGATGCCCAGCAATTGATGCCCAGCGACTGATGCCCAGCGGTTGATGCCCAGCTCACTGGGCCAGAGAAGACCACATGCATGGCAGAGCTAAGAGAGGCCGACTGCACAGGGATGTAGGGATGTACGGACTGATATGAGGCGTCTGTGGGATGTGATCTTTGTGAGGTAAGACAGCCTCTGACCATTCTAAATATTGAGACCAATGTGTAAACTgagtttctaaaattttaaaacagccaAGAGagcatgagaaagaaagaaagaaagaaagaaagaaagaaagaaagaaagaaagagagagagagagagagagagaagagaagagaagagaagagaagagaagagaagagaagagaagagaagagaagagaaggatagagagagagagaaaggNNNNNNNNNNNNNNNNNNNNNNNNNNNNNNNNNNNNNNNNNNNNNNNNNNNNNNNNNNNNNNNNNNNNtggatttctgagttcgaggccagcctggtctacaaagtgagttccaggacagccagggctaaacagagaaaccctgtttcgaaaaaccaaaaaaaaaaaaaaaaaaagaaagaaagaaaaacaaagcaggcaCAGGGTCTGTTTGGGTCCCTCAAAGGCAAATGTGCCAACGTGTGGGTCAAATTGGATTTCCTAAGGAAAAAAGTAATAGGAAACTGACTGCTGAGCTACCTGACTTCTAGGAGGCTTCAAGTCCTGAGAACagttcacagagacagaagtggTAAGTCAGCGCAGGTAAAGTTGTTCTAGGGGGTAGACAGTGTCTCCATGGTCAGTCTACGCTCCTCCATTTCCTGAAAGCAAAAGTAATCTGTCCGGCCTGGGGGCCTTTCAGCAGCCAGATAGTGAAAAGGCAAGGTCCATGGTGCTGGCCTGGAGCCTGTCAGAAGCAAAGCCTCAGCTctagcagaaagcatggcaggcTACAACATAGGCCTTTGGGCCTGAGCCAGGCTGAGCTATGCCACTTAGCCCCACTAAGACCACTGGCGTGGGTGGATGCATACCAGCTCTGCATCAGGTCAACAGCTCATTGAAAATGTCAATGGGTCATGGAAGCCTAGACAGGGTAATGTCCCCCCATCACAGTCCCTGCTCATTTGAAGAAACTGGGAGCAGTACTGTGACTGTCTGGTGCAGGCTTGGACTTTGCTAACACTGCTTTTCTGGTGGACCCCTTAGCGGTCCAACACTAATCGGCACTGGCGTGGAGATAGTAATGGTGAACCTCAGAGATCCTGCCCAACCTCTGTAAATACAACCGTCTTACGGACATACAGAAGAGCATTTAAGGGTCAAATGAAGGCACCCTGCATGAATGGGAATCAGCCCTGCTGTGTGTTGATGGTGAAAATTGTTAGACGGTAGGCTACACAAACCAAGGAAGCTCTGACACTACTCCTGGTTGCATGCAAGAACTGGATGGTGAGTGCCTGCTGCTGAAGACATTACATGCAGTGGCTTTAGAGCGTGGAGAAGTCGGGCTTAGGTTGCTCTGGAAACTCCTCCTTCTGGCTGGCTTTCATGGTGCCATAAGGTGCCATGGGAGTTACCCAGGGGAGAAACTGTCACCAATCATCCTGTCCAACTACAGACTCTGACATGCTAAGTAAGGTGTGCCCAATGGTTACAATAGTGGCAACTGTTGATATCTGGGTTGTGATGGGGGCAACCAGTTGATTTCTTGTTGAATTCAACAACCATTTCACAGGCAAAAATTCCTGTCTGTCATGGCAAAAGCCTATGGTTGGAAGCTGTCATGGCTATTCccggttgtcaacttgactctatctggaatgaactacaatccagaattggagggttcacctgtgatccagaccttgaggctggaagacaccaGTTTCTAACCTGGATCTTGGCACAGATATCTTGAAGTATAGTGGTCATGAAAAGTTTAGACCCAGGCTAAGGtagtgcatgcctctaatcccaggagtctgaggcaaggagatctctgagttcaaggtcagcctgaatacagcaagtcccagatccagcgTGGTGGTAAACAcgtttaatctgggccacaccttctgctggaggcccaTACAAGGACACTGGAAAAAAGAAGATTTGCTCTTCTTCTCTGCTTGCATTTACTCGCcaacacatctgttggaacctacttctacagaagaccagctgaaacaactaacctcgtgggactgagcaattgCAGATTCTTGGACTTCTCATTCACAGCTGACTACTGCTGGGTTAGTTGGGCTGCAGACTATTAGTCACCACAATAAATCCCCTCAATATTGAGAGACAtaccataagttctgtgactctagagaaccctgactaatacatagaGGCTCATGGGCCCAGTGGAGTGGCCACTGATACTGTTTTGTTAAACAGATGATAGGCCTATCtaattgtcttctaaatatttgtttgtaaTAATTTGGATTTCTGCTGCTAGCAGTTGGTCAAGGAGACTTCTTTTTGCAATGGTTGGTATATTTTAGAGACTTCTCAAGGCCTTAAGAAGACTGTTGTTGCTATGAAGTAGAGACTCAATGCTTTAGCCATAGATGGAATGACACAATCAGGTGGTATTGTCTCAAGGATCAGAGAACATTGTATAAGAGGAAGCCAAAGGAATATAAAAATGGAGGAAGGGGTGGAGTGCTATGTAACCATCTCctcctggagggaggagggaggctcatAGGCCCAGAAAGTAAATGAAATCTACAAGGCTGAGAGTTCCCAGAAGTTGTAAGATTCACAAGAGCCCGCCACCCCTGAGTTATATAACAGTAATAATTACTGACTGTGATCTGTTGAGATGCCTAAAAGATGCAGGATGGTCCAGCTATacagttttaataaatatttggcCATCTATGTGGGGGGGAGGTGCTATTTCATGACATCATCCATGCTAGGTAGGCTATTTCATGATGCAGCTGCCTGTGAGCTATCCATGTTCCTGCTAGTTACCCCTCATTCACCATTCACTGGTTCACTAAGTAGACTTGGGGGGAATCATTTCCATGGCCTGTTGTCGGCACCCTATCTGGAGTGAATAATATTTGTCAATATCTCCCCAGAGAAGATCAATCAGTGGTGGAGGGGAAGAGGACAGAATGCTGAGAAATGAGAATCATACAGTCCTTGATGAATTTTGAAGAACTACGTTCAAGATCAAGTTGGCCCTAGCTAGTAAAACTGAAAACTGTTTGTCTCATAACTCAGCAATTTTATTACCAAGCCAAGGGCACACAGTTGGGCCCACAgcttcaaaacataaataaagtaaTGATGGCCAGAGAGTTTACCCATCTAGGCTGTCTTCACAGTTCCAAATCACAGGATGCATCTCCCCAACCCTCTGAGAAAGGAACCACGGCAACGCGGGGATATACAcgaccaaatggaaacaaaaaggatCTTATGACCCTGAGGCCCCTCATTGTGCTCCTGCACTCTCCCTCTGGAACCTAGCACATGTCCGTGGGTTCTTCCCACTCCCCGTCCTAATGGGAGCACACTGGTTTCACTCCGCGATTGTAGCAGCCGACACTGTGATGCCCCTCTCTGTCACACAGTAAGGAACACACTGAGCCTAACACAAGATGCTTATCAAAGCTGGAGCCCAAAGTCTAACTGGATAAAATATACAAGAGATAGTTTCATCCTGGCCAGCAGAACTAAACACCATTCCCCAAAGAAAGTAAACAACCAGATACTTTGTTTGTTGAAGACATCCAAAGGCAGATTGGTCATTGTATGGCATCAAGCACACGGGCCTCGTGGAAGACTGTGATGCTGATCTACCTCATCACAGTGAAAAGTGGCCTGTGTTCCCTAGAAGCTGGGCCAGTGCAGTGTCTTGGATGTGTGTGTTAGACAGAACAAAACTGATGACCATgcagagaaagaacttaaagttctGGCCTCACCCACACCATGCTGTAGCCCAGAGTCACCGAACCCGGGCAGCAGTCTATGCCAAGGAGATGGACCTCCATGGTATCCATCATGTTATGATTTACAACACAGAATTATACCTGTCCTTCTGCATCTACCACCTTAGTAAGATGCTTAATGTATTCTGGCTGGGGCAGTTGATAGTGACTAACTTGATAGCAATAGAAGTATAGAAATAAACATGCAAATATGTTTGTGGTTAATTCATTTCCATAGACAAAGTCAATGcctatggaaaaataaataaataaggaactaGGTGTGGGAATGCATGCCTGTCATCCAAGCAGCTGGGGAGTAGAGGCAGGTCACTCGAGTCCAAATGAAATGTAGAAGCTGCCTTCAAATCACTGAAAAGGAGCCCAGTTACCATCAAACCATATGCCAGAGGTTACCTATAGCAAGGTTAGCTGCACAGTTGGGGCACCtaaaagtgctttttttttttNNNNNNNNNNNNNNNNNNNNNNNNNNNNNNNNNNNNNNNNNNNNNNNNNNNNNNNNNNNNNNNNNNNNNNNNNNNNNNNNNNNNNNNNNNNNNNNNNNNNNNNNNNNNNNNNNNNNNNNNNNNNNNNNNNNNNNNNNNNNNNNNNNNNNNNNNNNNNNNNNNNNNNNNNNNNNNNNNNNNNNNNNNNNNNNNNNNNNNNNNNNNNNNNNNNNNNNNNNNNNNNNNNNNNNNNNNNNNNNNNNNNNNNNNNNNNNNNNNNNNNNNNNNNNNNNNNNNNNNNNNNNNNNNNNNNNNNNNNNNNNNNNNNNNNNNNNNNNNNNNNNNNNNNNNNNNNNNNNNNNNNNNNNNNNNNNNNNNNNNNNNNNNNNNNNNNNNNNNNNNNNNNNNNNNNNNNNNNNNNNNNNNNNNNNNNNNNNNNNNNNNNNNNNNNNNNNNNNNNNNNNNNNNNNNNNNNNNNNNNNNNNNNNNNNNNNNNNNNNNNNNNNNNNNNNNNNNNNNNNNNNNNNNNNNNNNNNNNNNNNNNNNNNNNNNNNNNNNNNNNNNNNNNNNNNNNNNNNNNNNNNNNNNNNNNNNNNNNNNNNNNNNNNNNNNNNNNNNNNNNNNNNNNNNNNNNNNNNNNNNNNNNNNNNNNNNNNNNNNNNNNNNNNNNNNNNNNNNNNNNNNNNNNNNNNNNNNNNNNNNNNNNNNNNNNNNNNNNNNNNNNNNNNNNNNNNNNNNNNNNNNNNNNNNNNNNNNNNNNNNNNNNNNNNNNNNNNNNNNNNNNNNNNNNNNNNNNNNNNNNNNNNNNNNNNNNNNgggggaagaggggggaggggggaagaggagggggagggagagagagcgcatgaggagaggaagtgggggagcCAATGAGGAATTGCCATGAACAGGTCTCCATGAGGACACGCATGGAGCAGAGCAAGCCAACTCAAGACTCATATTGAAGGTAAAGGACAACCATATGGCTGGGAAATAGCCTTAGAGGGTTACAATAGCACAGAACCTGCCCACCATAGTGTTTGCAACTTGTTAATAGAAGTACCAGGTCTCTGCGTCTTGATTTGGGAGCTAAAGCATGCTAGAGCCGATATAGAAATGCCCTACAGTTACTGGGGAACAAGGTGGGGGACATAGCAAATGCCCCAAGAAGTACTTTACAATGAAGAGCTGGCAATTTACTTGTAAACCACCCACCCAACAGAACTAGAATACAAAATAGGGAACTGACCCGTAGTCCCAAGTCCCTTTCTTGCAAAGATCACCTAGAGGCCATGGATCCTGTTATGTCTTCAAGATGTCAATTCCCCATCAGTTCACAATCTAATTTTAAAGCCAAAGTTTATCACAAAGGTTCCCAGATGTTAGGGAACAAAAACtcaaatttataatatatttgatCCTCGGTGGTAATAAATCCATGCTGTATTTTTGAAGAATTCACTTTAGTCAATGTTTGATGAAGTCAAGTGAAAGGGTAACTGCCATTTGAGTGATGGTAAACCCCTTGACAAAGGAGAAAGACTAAAACCACATCTTCCACTGCTTATCACAATCCAAATAAACACCAGCAAATTTCAGATTAACTAGCCAATGAACAGTCTAAGGTGTACCCACATGGTAAATATCATCTCCAAACAAAATGCTAAAGTCACTGGCACTTTCCCAAGACATGAGTTTACAAATCCTTGAATTTATGTACTAGGTTGACAGAAATGTTCCTCTTAGAACTTCCAAATAAATGTTGAAAGTCCTGAAAAAAACCAGGGCTCTTTCTCCTCTCAAACCCTCTAAGAGCGTGTCCTCCCATCAAATATAAAACAAGCTAAGCTAAACAATCATTTTTTAATTGACTTCTCTATCTCCCTCACCTGTCCCCCCAATACACAAGcaggcacacaagcacatgcacatgcgtgtgcgcgcacacacacacacacacacacacacaccatgtaatgCTACATACTAAACATACTAAAAATTACCAAACTAATTATTTAGGTCTGAATAAACAGGAAATATGTAataatcttttaaagttttatgtatatgagtatttgcctgcatgcatgcttgtgtaccatgtgtgtgcctggtatgaGCAAAGGCCAAAAGAAGAGTACTAGAtaccctgaaactgaagttacagatgattatgattGTGCTCTGCCATGTAGATCCTGGGAACCCAACCAGGGTACCTTACAAGAAGAGTAAATATTCTTTTAACacatgaaccatctctccagagcctagtatcatttttttttaatgaaactacACTAGCATGTTTTTAGATACAGCCAATTTTTTCcatcttaattattatttttttcattgttttaatttcaatAGTAATTGTTCTAGTTAGCTTTCACTGTCAACTCAACAAAGCCTATATCACCAGAGAAGGCAGTCCCAGTTGAAGGATTACCTAGATCATACTCACCTGTGAGCATGTCTGGGGGAATTGTCTTGATGTTAATTGATGTACAATCACCCAGTCCACTaagggtggcaccattccctaggcaggtattcttgggctatataagaaaactagctatgtgccgggcatggtggcacacgcctttaatctcagcacttgggaggcagaggcaggcagatttctgagaccagcctggtctacaaagtgagttccaggacagtcagggctacacagaaaaaccctgtctcgaaaaaaaccaaaagaaaactagCTATGTATAAGCCTGTCTTCATGAGGCAGgatcctccatggttcctgccgtGAGTAAATTACCTGGTTAAAGGTAATGTTTCATGGAATAGCAAGGTCTGCCTTCAAGTACCTGCTAGAGTTTCTTCCCTGACTGCCCTAAATGATGGAGTCTGATGTGGgggtataagccaaataaatcctttcttcctctaaatTGCATTTGGTCAGAGGGTTTTATTATatcagaaagaaaaccagaacagaaatctaaacttttttttttttttaaacactttgcAGTCTGGGTCCTTTCTTTTTGTACATTAGGCCATGAATTCATAGGGAATGGGCTCCAGCAGCTCTGGTTCTTTTCCATTAGTCCTCACAAAGTGTGCTTCTCTGGGTGGTGCAGGCTGGCGCTTCAGCTGAACCCAggtgcccttctctttggcttccttcttcttctgatcGTTCTCCTTCACCcgcttcaggaagctgtctctgctctttgagTGCTTGATGTGCTCAATCCGCACATTGATCCTCTTGGCCAGAATTTTGCCCTTAACTTGCTTGTTCACAATGATGCCCACGGCGTGCTGGGTGACATTGTAGACTCTTCCGGTTTTGCCATGGTAGCACTTATGGGACATTCCTTTTTAAACAGTGCCCATTCCCTTGATGTCTACAATATCACCCTTCTTGTAGATTCGCATGTATGTGGCCAAAGGAACAACGCCATGTTTCCTAAAAGGCCTGGAGAACATGTACCGGGTGCCTCGCCGCTTTCCCTTTGTGTTCATCATGTTGGCGAGTTACTGGAAGATGGCTGCCGCGGCCGAAAAGCAATCTAAACTTTTAAATGAGAGTGGATTCAGGTAGTTTGGATGCCTGCTTACTATTTAAAGATGGTAAGATGATGTCATTTGTAGTTGTGTGTGTTAGTCACGTGACTACCTGGCAATGCACCATTATTTGGTAAGCTCAGCACAGGTGGACTTACTATAAGAAACTATTTtcatctcagtgggtaaagaatgCCTTGCAGATCAAAGAGTATTCTGAACACAGGAAAGTGCTAGAAAGACACACTACCTGgaagagaagcatgtggctacCTGAGGAAAAGCAGAAGAGGGTACAAAGAGTGGACGACAGCTCGCTGGTCCCCTCACCAGCTGATTAGTTACACTGATGGAGCTCATTTGTTTATCTCTCataattttgtttgcattttctgcTACATCAATTTCATCTTACAGCTACATGGCATGAAAGCTCATAGAAGCTTATGCTTTTATAAATtcctattaaatataataaaaataaggtttaaaaagTTAACctggaagctagagagatggctcagtggttaagagcagtgactgctcttccagaggtcctgattcaattcaccacatgatggctcacaaccatctgacattggatctgatgccctcttctggtgtgtctgaagacagctacagagtactcatcatatacatacacacacatcatacacacacacacacacacacacacacacgtgtgtgtgtgtgtgtgtgtgtgtgtgtgtgacatttaaaaaaaaaagttaacctgGGCATCACATCCTTGActtgaatcaaaaaaaaaaaaaatgggctttcTTTTTGAGACTCTCGTTGCTCTGAAATCTCTGTCTTTACAGGGCAGGCAGAACAGTTCAGACAACTGCTAAGTCTTGATCACAGCCCTGTGGCCCACATTCTGATGTCAAAAAACACAGTGTTACAGCACACTTTCTAAATAGTTAGCTTTGGGCCCAATGACACAATTGCCTGTGGTCCTAAGAACAGAGATTTCATGATGCCCAGCTCAGCAGCTCCGCCCCACAACACCCCTCACCACATTTCACCAAGAGATCACCACATCCTGAAGTGTCTGAAACCA contains:
- the LOC110338332 gene encoding 60S ribosomal protein L21-like, with the protein product MSHKCYHGKTGRVYNVTQHAVGIIVNKQVKGKILAKRINVRIEHIKHSKSRDSFLKRVKENDQKKKEAKEKGTWVQLKRQPAPPREAHFVRTNGKEPELLEPIPYEFMA